A window from Peromyscus eremicus chromosome 1, PerEre_H2_v1, whole genome shotgun sequence encodes these proteins:
- the Arhgef1 gene encoding rho guanine nucleotide exchange factor 1 isoform X1, translating into MEEFTGGAAPGPPRPGLMSISIIGAEDEDFENELEANSEDQNSQFQSLEHVKRRPAHLMALLQHVALQFEPGPLLCCLHADMLSSLGPKEAKKAFLDFYHTFLDKTAVLRVPVPPNVAFELDRTRPDLLSEDVQRRFMQEVVQSQQAAVSRQLEDFRSKRLMGMTPWEQELSLLEPWIGKDRGNYEARERHVAERLLSHLEEMQHTISTDEEKSAAVVTAISLYMRHLGVRTKSGDKKSGRNFFRKKVMGNRRSDEPPKTKKGLSSILDPTRWNRGEPPAPDFRHLKVEVDAEKPGPPDRKGGLGMPSRDRTVGTPGQDNLGISLHPLSVDSPDHREPGVDTPQELGNTLPQGPPSLEPLAPPESTEESAETESPEPGDDGEPGRSGLELEPEEPPGWRELVPPDTLLSLPKSQVKRQEVISELLVTEAAHVRMLRVLHDLFYQPMADGGFFPLEELQNIFPSLDELIEVHSLFLDRLMKRRQESGYLIEEIGDVLLARFDGAEGSWFQKISSRFCSRQSFALEQLKAKQRKEPRFCAFVQEAESRPRCRRLQLKDMIPTEMQRLTKYPLLLQSIEQNTEEPAEREKVELAAECCREILHHVNQAVRDMEDLLRLKDYQRRLDLTHLRQSSDPMLSEFKNLDITKRKLVHEGPLTWRVTKDKAIEVHVLLLDDLLLLLQRQDERLLLKSHSRTLTPTPDGKTMLRPVLRLTSAMTREVATDHKAFYVIFTWDQEAQIYELVAQTSSERKNWCALITETAGSLKVPAPASRPKPRPSPSSTREPLLSSSENGTGGREIPPADARTERILSDLLPFCRPGPEGQLAATALRKVLSLKRLLLPAEEDSGLGPPRDGDEVPGGGPPGPAQIQEIQENLLGLEEAVKQLEELEEEFCRLRPLLSQLGGTLSPNLAAPERSVQTGLS; encoded by the exons ATGGAAGAATTCACCGGAGGGGCG GCCCCAGGGCCTCCCCGGCCTGGCCTGATGTCCATCAGCATCATCGGGGCTGAGGATGAGGATTTTGAGAATGAACTGGAGGCG AACTCAGAAGATCAAAACAGCCAGTTCCAGAGCCTGGAGCATGTCAAGCGACGCCCAGCCCACCTCATGGCCCTCCTGCAGCATGTGGCCCTGCAGTTCGAGCCAGGACCCCTG CTCTGCTGCCTGCATGCGGATATGCTGAGCTCACTGGGCCCCAAAGAAGCCAAGAAGGCCTTCCTTGACTTCTATCATACCTTCCTGGACAAGACTGCG GTTCTCCGGGTGCCAGTCCCTCCTAACGTCGCTTTTGAACTTG aCCGCACACGGCCTGACCTCCTCTCTGAGGATGTCCAGAGGCGGTTCATGCAAGAAGTGGTACAGAGCCAGCAGGCAGCCGTGAGCCGGCAGCTGGAGGACTTCCGCTCCAAGAGGCTCATGGGCATGACACcctgggagcaggagctgagccTGCTGGAGCCCTGGATCGGGAAAGACCGAGGCAACTATGAAGCCCGGGAGCGGCATGTTGCAGAGCGGCTGCTCTCCCACCTGGAAGAAATGCA ACATACCATCTCTACAGATGAAGAAAAGAG TGCCGCTGTGGTCACTGCCATCAGCCTGTATATGCGCCACCTTGGGGTTCGGACCAAGAGTGGGGACAAGAAGTCAGGGAGGAACTTCTTCCGGAAAAAG GTGATGGGGAATCGGCGGTCAGACGAGCCCCCCAAGACAAAGAAAGGGCTGAGTAGTATCCTAGATCCTACTCGTTGGAACCGGGGAGAGCCCCCTG CTCCAGATTTTCGACATCTAAAGGTCGAGGTTGATG CAGAGAAGCCAGGCCCTCCAGACCGGAAGGGAGGCCTGGGTATGCCTTCTCGAGACAGGACTGTTGGGACTCCTGGGCAGGACAACCTAGGAATCTCTCTGcaccctctgtctgtggacaGCCCCGACCACCGGGAACCGG GTGTGGATACCCCCCAGGAGCTAGGGAACACACTCCCACAGGGCCCTCCAAGCCTGGAGCCCCTGGCACCCCCCGAGAGCACGGAGGAGAGTGCTGAGACTGAGAG CCCCGAGCCTGGAGATGATGGGGAACCAGGACGgtcaggcctggaactggaaCCCGAAGAGCCTCCCGGCTGGAGGGAACTGGTGCCCCCAGACACCCTGCTCAGCCTGCCCAAAAGCCAAGTGAAGCGGCAAGAGGTCATCAGTG AGCTGCTGGTGACGGAAGCAGCTCACGTGCGCATGCTACGGGTACTCCATGACCTCTTCTACCAGCCCATGGCGGATGGGGGCTTCttccctctggaagagctgcagaACATCTTTCCGAGCTTGGATGAGCTCATCGAGGTGCACT CCCTGTTCCTTGATCGCTTGATGAAGCGGAGACAAGAGAGCGGCTACCTCATTGAGGAGATCGGTGATGTGCTACTGGCCCGG TTCGACGGTGCAGAGGGCTCGTGGTTCCAGAAGATCTCCTCCCGCTTCTGCAGCCGCCAGTCATTCGCTTTAGAGCAGCTCAAAGCCAAACAGCGCAAGGAGCCTCGGTTCTGTGCCTTTGTGCAG GAAGCTGAGAGCCGCCCCAGATGCAGACGCCTGCAGTTAAAGGACATGATCCCCACTGAGATGCAGCGGCTGACCAAGTACCCACTGCTGCTGCAGAGCATTGAGCAGAACACAG AAGAGCCTGCAGAACGGGAGAAAGTGGAGCTTGCAGCTGAGTGCTGCCGTGAGATTCTGCACCATGTCAACCAAGCTGTTCGGGACATGGAGGATCTGCTG CGGCTCAAGGATTACCAGCGGCGCCTGGACTTGACTCACCTACGGCAGAGCAGTGACCCTATGCTAAGCGAGTTCAAG AACCTGGACATCACTAAGAGGAAGTTGGTCCATGAAGGTCCACTGACATGGCGGGTAACCAAAGACAAGGCTATAG AGGTCCACGTGCTATTGCTGGACGAcctgctactgctgctgcagCGCCAGGATGAGAGGCTGCTCCTCAAGTCTCACAGCCGGACGCTCACACCCACGCCCGACGGCAAGACCATGCTGCGGCCTGTGCTCCGGCTCACCTCAGCCATGACCCGAGAGGTGGCCACTG ATCACAAAGCTTTCTACGTCATTTTTACCTGGGACCAGGAGGCCCAGATATATGAGCTGGTGGCACAGACCTCGTCGGAGCGCAAGAA CTGGTGTGCCCTCATCACTGAGACTGCCGGATCCCTGAAggtccctgcccctgcctcccgccCCAAGCCCCGGCCCAGCCCAAGCAG CACCCGAGAACCCCtgctcagcagctctgagaatggCACTGGAGGCCGAGAGATTCCTCCAGCTGATG CCCGGACAGAGCGCATCCTCAGTGACCTTCTGCCCTTCTGCAGACCAGGCCCAGAGGGCCAGCTTGCTGCCACAGCCCTTCGGAAAG TGCTGTCCCTGAAACGGCTCCTGTTGCCTGCTGAGGAAGACAGTGGACTGGGGCCTCCCCGGGATGGGGATGAGGTGCCTGGTGGGGGTCCCCCAGGCCCAGCGCAGATTCAGGAGATTCAGGAGAACCTGCTCGGCCTAGAGGAGGCTGTCAAGCAGCTAGAG GAGTTAGAGGAGGAATTTTGCCGCCTGAGacccctcctgtctcagcttggAGGAACTCTGTCGCCCAACCTGGCGGCACCTGAGCGCTCTGTTCAGACGG GCCTTTCATGA
- the Erfl gene encoding ETS domain-containing transcription factor ERF-like, whose product MDCSCVSDLLFAPPALPALWTPGFAFPDWAYKPESSPGSRQIQLWHFILELLQKEEYQGVIAWQGDYGEFVIKDPDEVARLWGIRKCKPHMNYDKLSRALRYYYNKRILHKTKGKRFTYKFNFSKVVLVNYPLLDMAAAAAGSPLLLTPGPFGGAPGPDAPPLTPETLQNLFSTPRLGEPGGRTPLFAPETDKLRLDSPFPFLGSGATGYSKPPGLLGPYGRAFPEYPWNFNPYLTGPFPKLPPSLYPPHFYPNPLGSLGHLPSAGAGGGPLAAPLLAATGEGLGPERPSGLAVAPRLALPGAGGPEATLGGKEDSDSELEITDVSGCSSDSDGDEGLPVSPKTKSGKGGNGS is encoded by the exons ATGGATTGTAGCTGCGTCTCAGACCTTCTCTTCGCCCCGCCTGCCCTGCCGGCTCTCTGGACCCCTG GGTTTGCCTTCCCAGATTGGGCCTACAAGCCGGAGTCCTCCCCTGGTTCGAGGCAGATCCAGCTGTGGCACTTTATCCTGGAGCTGTTGCAGAAGGAGGAGTACCAGGGCGTCATTGCCTGGCAGGGAGACTATGGGGAATTTGTCATCAAGGACCCTGATGAGGTGGCCCGCCTCTGGGGCATTCGCAAGTGCAAGCCCCACATGAATTATGACAAGCTGAGCCGGGCCCTGCG TTACTACTACAACAAGCGCATTCTCCACAAGACCAAAGGGAAGCGGTTCACCTACAAATTCAACTTCAGCAAAGTTGTGCTTGTCAATTACCCACTGCTGGATATGGCTGCTGCCGCCGCTGGCTCCCCACTCTTGTTGACCCCTGGTCCTTTTGGGGGGGCGCCTGGGCCAGATGCTCCACCCTTGACTCCTGAG ACCCTGCAGAACCTGTTCTCTACACCACGCCTAGGAGAGCCCGGGGGTCGGACACCCCTATTCGCCCCAGAGACGGATAAACTACGCTTGGACAGCCCCTTCCCATTCTTGGGTTCTG GTGCCACCGGCTACTCCAAGCCTCCCGGCCTGTTGGGTCCTTACGGCCGCGCCTTCCCTGAGTACCCCTGGAACTTTAACCCATACCTCACGGGCCCCTTCCCCAAGTTGCCCCCCTCTCTCTACCCACCTCATTTCTACCCTAACCCTTTGGGTTCCTTGGGCCACTTGCCCTCTGCAGGAGCAGGGGGAGGTCCCCTGGCTGCACCCCTGCTTGCTGCGACGGGGGAGGGCCTGGGCCCTGAGCGCCCCTCCGGGCTGGCAGTGGCCCCTCGTCTGGCCCTGCCCGGGGCTGGAGGTCCAGAGGCCACCCTGGGTGGGAAGGAGGACAGCGACTCTGAGCTGGAGATCACCGACGTCAGTGGCTGCAGCTCGGACAGTGACGGCGACGAGGGTTTACCTGTGTCCCCCAAGACCAAGTCAGGCAAAGGGGGGAACGGCAGCTGA
- the Arhgef1 gene encoding rho guanine nucleotide exchange factor 1 isoform X2, which yields MEEFTGGAAPGPPRPGLMSISIIGAEDEDFENELEANSEDQNSQFQSLEHVKRRPAHLMALLQHVALQFEPGPLLCCLHADMLSSLGPKEAKKAFLDFYHTFLDKTAVLRVPVPPNVAFELDRTRPDLLSEDVQRRFMQEVVQSQQAAVSRQLEDFRSKRLMGMTPWEQELSLLEPWIGKDRGNYEARERHVAERLLSHLEEMQHTISTDEEKSAAVVTAISLYMRHLGVRTKSGDKKSGRNFFRKKVMGNRRSDEPPKTKKGLSSILDPTRWNRGEPPAPDFRHLKVEVDEKPGPPDRKGGLGMPSRDRTVGTPGQDNLGISLHPLSVDSPDHREPGVDTPQELGNTLPQGPPSLEPLAPPESTEESAETESPEPGDDGEPGRSGLELEPEEPPGWRELVPPDTLLSLPKSQVKRQEVISELLVTEAAHVRMLRVLHDLFYQPMADGGFFPLEELQNIFPSLDELIEVHSLFLDRLMKRRQESGYLIEEIGDVLLARFDGAEGSWFQKISSRFCSRQSFALEQLKAKQRKEPRFCAFVQEAESRPRCRRLQLKDMIPTEMQRLTKYPLLLQSIEQNTEEPAEREKVELAAECCREILHHVNQAVRDMEDLLRLKDYQRRLDLTHLRQSSDPMLSEFKNLDITKRKLVHEGPLTWRVTKDKAIEVHVLLLDDLLLLLQRQDERLLLKSHSRTLTPTPDGKTMLRPVLRLTSAMTREVATDHKAFYVIFTWDQEAQIYELVAQTSSERKNWCALITETAGSLKVPAPASRPKPRPSPSSTREPLLSSSENGTGGREIPPADARTERILSDLLPFCRPGPEGQLAATALRKVLSLKRLLLPAEEDSGLGPPRDGDEVPGGGPPGPAQIQEIQENLLGLEEAVKQLEELEEEFCRLRPLLSQLGGTLSPNLAAPERSVQTGLS from the exons ATGGAAGAATTCACCGGAGGGGCG GCCCCAGGGCCTCCCCGGCCTGGCCTGATGTCCATCAGCATCATCGGGGCTGAGGATGAGGATTTTGAGAATGAACTGGAGGCG AACTCAGAAGATCAAAACAGCCAGTTCCAGAGCCTGGAGCATGTCAAGCGACGCCCAGCCCACCTCATGGCCCTCCTGCAGCATGTGGCCCTGCAGTTCGAGCCAGGACCCCTG CTCTGCTGCCTGCATGCGGATATGCTGAGCTCACTGGGCCCCAAAGAAGCCAAGAAGGCCTTCCTTGACTTCTATCATACCTTCCTGGACAAGACTGCG GTTCTCCGGGTGCCAGTCCCTCCTAACGTCGCTTTTGAACTTG aCCGCACACGGCCTGACCTCCTCTCTGAGGATGTCCAGAGGCGGTTCATGCAAGAAGTGGTACAGAGCCAGCAGGCAGCCGTGAGCCGGCAGCTGGAGGACTTCCGCTCCAAGAGGCTCATGGGCATGACACcctgggagcaggagctgagccTGCTGGAGCCCTGGATCGGGAAAGACCGAGGCAACTATGAAGCCCGGGAGCGGCATGTTGCAGAGCGGCTGCTCTCCCACCTGGAAGAAATGCA ACATACCATCTCTACAGATGAAGAAAAGAG TGCCGCTGTGGTCACTGCCATCAGCCTGTATATGCGCCACCTTGGGGTTCGGACCAAGAGTGGGGACAAGAAGTCAGGGAGGAACTTCTTCCGGAAAAAG GTGATGGGGAATCGGCGGTCAGACGAGCCCCCCAAGACAAAGAAAGGGCTGAGTAGTATCCTAGATCCTACTCGTTGGAACCGGGGAGAGCCCCCTG CTCCAGATTTTCGACATCTAAAGGTCGAGGTTGATG AGAAGCCAGGCCCTCCAGACCGGAAGGGAGGCCTGGGTATGCCTTCTCGAGACAGGACTGTTGGGACTCCTGGGCAGGACAACCTAGGAATCTCTCTGcaccctctgtctgtggacaGCCCCGACCACCGGGAACCGG GTGTGGATACCCCCCAGGAGCTAGGGAACACACTCCCACAGGGCCCTCCAAGCCTGGAGCCCCTGGCACCCCCCGAGAGCACGGAGGAGAGTGCTGAGACTGAGAG CCCCGAGCCTGGAGATGATGGGGAACCAGGACGgtcaggcctggaactggaaCCCGAAGAGCCTCCCGGCTGGAGGGAACTGGTGCCCCCAGACACCCTGCTCAGCCTGCCCAAAAGCCAAGTGAAGCGGCAAGAGGTCATCAGTG AGCTGCTGGTGACGGAAGCAGCTCACGTGCGCATGCTACGGGTACTCCATGACCTCTTCTACCAGCCCATGGCGGATGGGGGCTTCttccctctggaagagctgcagaACATCTTTCCGAGCTTGGATGAGCTCATCGAGGTGCACT CCCTGTTCCTTGATCGCTTGATGAAGCGGAGACAAGAGAGCGGCTACCTCATTGAGGAGATCGGTGATGTGCTACTGGCCCGG TTCGACGGTGCAGAGGGCTCGTGGTTCCAGAAGATCTCCTCCCGCTTCTGCAGCCGCCAGTCATTCGCTTTAGAGCAGCTCAAAGCCAAACAGCGCAAGGAGCCTCGGTTCTGTGCCTTTGTGCAG GAAGCTGAGAGCCGCCCCAGATGCAGACGCCTGCAGTTAAAGGACATGATCCCCACTGAGATGCAGCGGCTGACCAAGTACCCACTGCTGCTGCAGAGCATTGAGCAGAACACAG AAGAGCCTGCAGAACGGGAGAAAGTGGAGCTTGCAGCTGAGTGCTGCCGTGAGATTCTGCACCATGTCAACCAAGCTGTTCGGGACATGGAGGATCTGCTG CGGCTCAAGGATTACCAGCGGCGCCTGGACTTGACTCACCTACGGCAGAGCAGTGACCCTATGCTAAGCGAGTTCAAG AACCTGGACATCACTAAGAGGAAGTTGGTCCATGAAGGTCCACTGACATGGCGGGTAACCAAAGACAAGGCTATAG AGGTCCACGTGCTATTGCTGGACGAcctgctactgctgctgcagCGCCAGGATGAGAGGCTGCTCCTCAAGTCTCACAGCCGGACGCTCACACCCACGCCCGACGGCAAGACCATGCTGCGGCCTGTGCTCCGGCTCACCTCAGCCATGACCCGAGAGGTGGCCACTG ATCACAAAGCTTTCTACGTCATTTTTACCTGGGACCAGGAGGCCCAGATATATGAGCTGGTGGCACAGACCTCGTCGGAGCGCAAGAA CTGGTGTGCCCTCATCACTGAGACTGCCGGATCCCTGAAggtccctgcccctgcctcccgccCCAAGCCCCGGCCCAGCCCAAGCAG CACCCGAGAACCCCtgctcagcagctctgagaatggCACTGGAGGCCGAGAGATTCCTCCAGCTGATG CCCGGACAGAGCGCATCCTCAGTGACCTTCTGCCCTTCTGCAGACCAGGCCCAGAGGGCCAGCTTGCTGCCACAGCCCTTCGGAAAG TGCTGTCCCTGAAACGGCTCCTGTTGCCTGCTGAGGAAGACAGTGGACTGGGGCCTCCCCGGGATGGGGATGAGGTGCCTGGTGGGGGTCCCCCAGGCCCAGCGCAGATTCAGGAGATTCAGGAGAACCTGCTCGGCCTAGAGGAGGCTGTCAAGCAGCTAGAG GAGTTAGAGGAGGAATTTTGCCGCCTGAGacccctcctgtctcagcttggAGGAACTCTGTCGCCCAACCTGGCGGCACCTGAGCGCTCTGTTCAGACGG GCCTTTCATGA
- the Arhgef1 gene encoding rho guanine nucleotide exchange factor 1 isoform X3, whose protein sequence is MEEFTGGAAPGPPRPGLMSISIIGAEDEDFENELEANSEDQNSQFQSLEHVKRRPAHLMALLQHVALQFEPGPLLCCLHADMLSSLGPKEAKKAFLDFYHTFLDKTAVLRVPVPPNVAFELDRTRPDLLSEDVQRRFMQEVVQSQQAAVSRQLEDFRSKRLMGMTPWEQELSLLEPWIGKDRGNYEARERHVAERLLSHLEEMQHTISTDEEKSAAVVTAISLYMRHLGVRTKSGDKKSGRNFFRKKVMGNRRSDEPPKTKKGLSSILDPTRWNRGEPPAPDFRHLKVEVDEKPGPPDRKGGLGMPSRDRTVGTPGQDNLGISLHPLSVDSPDHREPGVDTPQELGNTLPQGPPSLEPLAPPESTEESAETERRWKRLSGRLGRSESLRVSDRRRPSRGSLGAKGRGGGRSRSDVDMDPGSATAVLGPTRRATPEPGDDGEPGRSGLELEPEEPPGWRELVPPDTLLSLPKSQVKRQEVISELLVTEAAHVRMLRVLHDLFYQPMADGGFFPLEELQNIFPSLDELIEVHSLFLDRLMKRRQESGYLIEEIGDVLLARFDGAEGSWFQKISSRFCSRQSFALEQLKAKQRKEPRFCAFVQEAESRPRCRRLQLKDMIPTEMQRLTKYPLLLQSIEQNTEEPAEREKVELAAECCREILHHVNQAVRDMEDLLRLKDYQRRLDLTHLRQSSDPMLSEFKNLDITKRKLVHEGPLTWRVTKDKAIEVHVLLLDDLLLLLQRQDERLLLKSHSRTLTPTPDGKTMLRPVLRLTSAMTREVATDHKAFYVIFTWDQEAQIYELVAQTSSERKNWCALITETAGSLKVPAPASRPKPRPSPSSTREPLLSSSENGTGGREIPPADARTERILSDLLPFCRPGPEGQLAATALRKVLSLKRLLLPAEEDSGLGPPRDGDEVPGGGPPGPAQIQEIQENLLGLEEAVKQLEELEEEFCRLRPLLSQLGGTLSPNLAAPERSVQTGLS, encoded by the exons ATGGAAGAATTCACCGGAGGGGCG GCCCCAGGGCCTCCCCGGCCTGGCCTGATGTCCATCAGCATCATCGGGGCTGAGGATGAGGATTTTGAGAATGAACTGGAGGCG AACTCAGAAGATCAAAACAGCCAGTTCCAGAGCCTGGAGCATGTCAAGCGACGCCCAGCCCACCTCATGGCCCTCCTGCAGCATGTGGCCCTGCAGTTCGAGCCAGGACCCCTG CTCTGCTGCCTGCATGCGGATATGCTGAGCTCACTGGGCCCCAAAGAAGCCAAGAAGGCCTTCCTTGACTTCTATCATACCTTCCTGGACAAGACTGCG GTTCTCCGGGTGCCAGTCCCTCCTAACGTCGCTTTTGAACTTG aCCGCACACGGCCTGACCTCCTCTCTGAGGATGTCCAGAGGCGGTTCATGCAAGAAGTGGTACAGAGCCAGCAGGCAGCCGTGAGCCGGCAGCTGGAGGACTTCCGCTCCAAGAGGCTCATGGGCATGACACcctgggagcaggagctgagccTGCTGGAGCCCTGGATCGGGAAAGACCGAGGCAACTATGAAGCCCGGGAGCGGCATGTTGCAGAGCGGCTGCTCTCCCACCTGGAAGAAATGCA ACATACCATCTCTACAGATGAAGAAAAGAG TGCCGCTGTGGTCACTGCCATCAGCCTGTATATGCGCCACCTTGGGGTTCGGACCAAGAGTGGGGACAAGAAGTCAGGGAGGAACTTCTTCCGGAAAAAG GTGATGGGGAATCGGCGGTCAGACGAGCCCCCCAAGACAAAGAAAGGGCTGAGTAGTATCCTAGATCCTACTCGTTGGAACCGGGGAGAGCCCCCTG CTCCAGATTTTCGACATCTAAAGGTCGAGGTTGATG AGAAGCCAGGCCCTCCAGACCGGAAGGGAGGCCTGGGTATGCCTTCTCGAGACAGGACTGTTGGGACTCCTGGGCAGGACAACCTAGGAATCTCTCTGcaccctctgtctgtggacaGCCCCGACCACCGGGAACCGG GTGTGGATACCCCCCAGGAGCTAGGGAACACACTCCCACAGGGCCCTCCAAGCCTGGAGCCCCTGGCACCCCCCGAGAGCACGGAGGAGAGTGCTGAGACTGAGAG AAGGTGGAAGAG GCTATCAGGGCGTCTGGGGCGCTCAGAGAGCCTCCGGGTGAGTGACCGCCGCCGACCTTCCCGGGGCAGCCTCGGGGCTAAGGGCCGGGGTGGGGGCCGCTCCCGGAGCGACGTGGACATGGACCCCGGCTCCGCCACGGCCGTGCTTGGCCCTACCCGACGAGCCAC CCCCGAGCCTGGAGATGATGGGGAACCAGGACGgtcaggcctggaactggaaCCCGAAGAGCCTCCCGGCTGGAGGGAACTGGTGCCCCCAGACACCCTGCTCAGCCTGCCCAAAAGCCAAGTGAAGCGGCAAGAGGTCATCAGTG AGCTGCTGGTGACGGAAGCAGCTCACGTGCGCATGCTACGGGTACTCCATGACCTCTTCTACCAGCCCATGGCGGATGGGGGCTTCttccctctggaagagctgcagaACATCTTTCCGAGCTTGGATGAGCTCATCGAGGTGCACT CCCTGTTCCTTGATCGCTTGATGAAGCGGAGACAAGAGAGCGGCTACCTCATTGAGGAGATCGGTGATGTGCTACTGGCCCGG TTCGACGGTGCAGAGGGCTCGTGGTTCCAGAAGATCTCCTCCCGCTTCTGCAGCCGCCAGTCATTCGCTTTAGAGCAGCTCAAAGCCAAACAGCGCAAGGAGCCTCGGTTCTGTGCCTTTGTGCAG GAAGCTGAGAGCCGCCCCAGATGCAGACGCCTGCAGTTAAAGGACATGATCCCCACTGAGATGCAGCGGCTGACCAAGTACCCACTGCTGCTGCAGAGCATTGAGCAGAACACAG AAGAGCCTGCAGAACGGGAGAAAGTGGAGCTTGCAGCTGAGTGCTGCCGTGAGATTCTGCACCATGTCAACCAAGCTGTTCGGGACATGGAGGATCTGCTG CGGCTCAAGGATTACCAGCGGCGCCTGGACTTGACTCACCTACGGCAGAGCAGTGACCCTATGCTAAGCGAGTTCAAG AACCTGGACATCACTAAGAGGAAGTTGGTCCATGAAGGTCCACTGACATGGCGGGTAACCAAAGACAAGGCTATAG AGGTCCACGTGCTATTGCTGGACGAcctgctactgctgctgcagCGCCAGGATGAGAGGCTGCTCCTCAAGTCTCACAGCCGGACGCTCACACCCACGCCCGACGGCAAGACCATGCTGCGGCCTGTGCTCCGGCTCACCTCAGCCATGACCCGAGAGGTGGCCACTG ATCACAAAGCTTTCTACGTCATTTTTACCTGGGACCAGGAGGCCCAGATATATGAGCTGGTGGCACAGACCTCGTCGGAGCGCAAGAA CTGGTGTGCCCTCATCACTGAGACTGCCGGATCCCTGAAggtccctgcccctgcctcccgccCCAAGCCCCGGCCCAGCCCAAGCAG CACCCGAGAACCCCtgctcagcagctctgagaatggCACTGGAGGCCGAGAGATTCCTCCAGCTGATG CCCGGACAGAGCGCATCCTCAGTGACCTTCTGCCCTTCTGCAGACCAGGCCCAGAGGGCCAGCTTGCTGCCACAGCCCTTCGGAAAG TGCTGTCCCTGAAACGGCTCCTGTTGCCTGCTGAGGAAGACAGTGGACTGGGGCCTCCCCGGGATGGGGATGAGGTGCCTGGTGGGGGTCCCCCAGGCCCAGCGCAGATTCAGGAGATTCAGGAGAACCTGCTCGGCCTAGAGGAGGCTGTCAAGCAGCTAGAG GAGTTAGAGGAGGAATTTTGCCGCCTGAGacccctcctgtctcagcttggAGGAACTCTGTCGCCCAACCTGGCGGCACCTGAGCGCTCTGTTCAGACGG GCCTTTCATGA